A stretch of Desulfurivibrio alkaliphilus AHT 2 DNA encodes these proteins:
- a CDS encoding DUF5752 family protein, translated as MVASVTPQVSASRQPFALKDCSLIAIATGRKAFTLAELRDHLKDVTLDSVYHHFWGGLLGARFEEREFNNDFAAWCRHHLYELELAEQLAVVDPGEHRELEGLRREVLDIIDERLDSSELAHWRRAPRPFEFIRSQLVIFATGKTLQQPTDLAAVLPEISTGSVFYHFIDSRRRLEDGGDDFSFWLAGFGDEYQELRNSLDNIDPFFASLSQVRDDLARLCREHCGINAHDRSKG; from the coding sequence ATGGTTGCCTCTGTCACCCCCCAAGTGTCCGCGTCCCGTCAGCCTTTTGCGCTCAAGGACTGCTCTCTGATCGCCATTGCCACCGGCCGCAAGGCCTTTACCCTGGCCGAGCTTCGCGACCACCTGAAGGATGTAACCCTGGACAGCGTTTATCATCACTTCTGGGGCGGGTTGCTGGGGGCCCGTTTTGAGGAGCGGGAGTTCAATAACGACTTTGCCGCCTGGTGCCGCCACCACCTGTATGAGTTGGAGCTGGCCGAGCAACTGGCGGTGGTGGACCCCGGCGAGCACCGGGAACTGGAAGGCCTGCGCCGGGAGGTGCTGGATATAATTGATGAACGGCTGGACAGCAGTGAACTTGCGCATTGGCGGCGGGCCCCGCGACCATTTGAATTTATCCGCTCGCAACTGGTGATTTTTGCCACCGGTAAAACCCTGCAGCAGCCGACGGACTTGGCCGCGGTGCTTCCTGAGATCTCCACCGGTTCGGTGTTTTACCACTTTATCGATTCCCGCCGTCGCCTGGAAGATGGTGGGGATGACTTCAGCTTCTGGCTGGCCGGTTTCGGCGATGAATACCAGGAATTGCGCAACAGCCTGGATAATATCGATCCCTTTTTTGCCAGCCTGAGCCAGGTGCGGGATGATCTGGCGCGCCTATGCCGGGAACACTGTGGGATAAACGCTCACGACAGGAGTAAGGGATAA
- the dusB gene encoding tRNA dihydrouridine synthase DusB, which produces MNEQTLQIGPIAPASPLIAAPLAGFSDLAFRLLCREYGAGLCYSEMISCHGLVRQQPSTLELLATVPAERPVIMQLFGAEPEVMGQAAAILSRLPIDGIDINMGCPVKKVVKKGAGAALMRQPELAAAIVTAVVKATELPVTVKIRTGWNHQRITAPEFARRCEDCGAAAITVHGRTWSDGFSGRADQRLIAAVKQAVKVPVIGNGDVTCHQEAVAMMANTGCDGVMIGRGAIGAPWVFSPDFPTSPTLPRRLAAARRHLELLQQYHPHHHPSRINNQIGRYFKGVPGGAAIRKEIYEAVNPAALAGLLQRLG; this is translated from the coding sequence GTGAACGAGCAAACCCTGCAAATCGGACCCATAGCCCCGGCTTCCCCGCTGATTGCCGCGCCCTTGGCTGGTTTTTCCGACCTGGCCTTTCGCCTGCTCTGCCGGGAGTATGGGGCGGGGCTCTGCTATTCGGAGATGATCAGTTGCCACGGTCTGGTCCGGCAACAGCCCAGCACCCTGGAGCTGCTGGCCACGGTGCCGGCGGAGAGGCCGGTGATCATGCAGCTTTTCGGGGCTGAACCGGAGGTGATGGGCCAGGCGGCGGCGATTTTGAGCCGGCTGCCCATTGATGGTATCGACATCAATATGGGCTGCCCGGTGAAGAAGGTGGTGAAGAAAGGCGCCGGTGCCGCCCTGATGCGCCAGCCTGAGCTGGCGGCGGCCATTGTTACGGCGGTGGTCAAAGCCACCGAGTTGCCGGTGACGGTGAAGATCCGGACCGGCTGGAATCATCAGCGTATCACCGCCCCGGAATTTGCCCGGCGCTGTGAGGATTGCGGGGCGGCGGCGATCACCGTGCACGGGCGGACCTGGAGCGACGGTTTCAGCGGCCGGGCCGACCAGCGGTTAATCGCGGCGGTGAAACAGGCGGTAAAAGTGCCGGTGATCGGCAACGGCGACGTGACTTGCCACCAAGAGGCCGTGGCCATGATGGCCAACACCGGCTGCGACGGGGTCATGATCGGGCGGGGCGCCATCGGCGCTCCCTGGGTCTTCTCCCCCGACTTCCCAACCTCCCCCACCCTGCCCCGGCGGCTGGCCGCCGCCCGGCGCCACCTGGAGCTTTTGCAGCAATACCACCCCCACCACCACCCGTCCCGGATCAACAACCAGATCGGCCGCTATTTCAAAGGGGTACCGGGAGGGGCGGCAATCCGCAAAGAGATCTACGAGGCGGTCAACCCGGCGGCGCTGGCCGGATTGCTGCAAAGATTAGGGTAG
- the glgX gene encoding glycogen debranching protein GlgX produces MNNQQVAVWPGQPYPLGATWDGLGVNFALFSENATKVELCLFDQRGRQTACLELKEQTDQIWHCYLPQARPGWLYAYRAHGPYAPEEGHRFNPAKLLLDPYAKDLAGDLRWHDALFGYRIGGRKEDLAPDRRDSARYLPKCRVIDPAFTWGDDRPPATPWHDTVIYELHVKGFTKLLPQIPEQLRGTYAGLASEPAIDYLRRLGVTAVELMPVHALVDERHLVDRGLRNYWGYNTIGFFAPDKRYSAAAGVNEFKSMVKALHAAGIEVILDVVYNHTAEGNQLGPTLAFRGIDNRAYYRLEPDNLRYYRDYTGCGNTLNMQHPRVLQLIMDSLRYWVLEMHVDGFRFDLASALARELHEVDRLGAFFDIIHQDPVLSQVKLIAEPWDLGEGGYQVGNFPVGWTEWNGRYRDEVRSFWKGEGGAIGDLAYRLTGSSDLYERGGRRPYASINFITCHDGFTLRDLVSYNDKHNEANGEDNRDGESHNRSWNCGAEGPTDDAEINALRVRQQRNMLATLLLSQGVPMLCAGDEFGRSQQGNNNAYCQDNEISWLNWELDEEQQGLLAFTRRLLQLHRRHRVFRRQHFFQGRSLKGSEVKDIVWLTPGGSEMSDEEWSQDFARCLGLFLAGQVMVEEDERGRPMYDDSFLLLINAHHEEIPFTIPDLPPAKLWQVELDTFWPGGEEPASGRFLRPGEQFPLAARSLALLVAQPRYVNVQQHHIFGRSAKLAYPGYAAPGRLPESAALLNVHGDLRKK; encoded by the coding sequence ATGAACAACCAGCAAGTCGCGGTCTGGCCGGGGCAACCCTATCCCCTGGGAGCAACCTGGGACGGCCTGGGGGTAAATTTTGCCCTCTTCTCGGAAAATGCCACCAAAGTTGAATTGTGCCTTTTTGACCAGCGGGGTCGCCAAACCGCCTGCCTGGAACTTAAGGAACAGACCGATCAGATCTGGCACTGTTATCTGCCCCAGGCGCGACCAGGCTGGCTGTATGCCTACCGGGCGCACGGCCCCTACGCGCCGGAAGAGGGACACCGCTTCAACCCCGCCAAGCTGCTGCTGGACCCCTACGCCAAGGACCTGGCCGGCGATCTGCGCTGGCATGACGCCCTGTTCGGCTACCGGATCGGTGGCCGCAAAGAAGACCTGGCGCCGGATCGCCGGGACAGCGCCCGGTATCTGCCCAAATGCCGGGTTATCGACCCCGCCTTCACCTGGGGGGATGACCGGCCGCCGGCCACCCCCTGGCACGACACGGTGATCTACGAGTTGCACGTCAAGGGTTTTACCAAACTGCTGCCGCAAATCCCCGAGCAGTTGCGCGGCACCTACGCCGGGCTGGCCAGTGAGCCGGCCATCGATTACCTCCGCCGCCTGGGGGTCACCGCCGTGGAACTGATGCCGGTGCACGCCCTGGTGGATGAACGCCACCTGGTGGACCGGGGCCTGCGCAATTACTGGGGCTACAATACCATCGGTTTTTTCGCCCCGGACAAACGTTACAGCGCCGCCGCCGGGGTCAATGAATTCAAAAGCATGGTCAAGGCCCTGCATGCCGCCGGCATCGAGGTGATCCTGGATGTGGTCTACAACCACACCGCCGAGGGCAACCAGCTGGGGCCGACCCTGGCCTTCCGGGGCATCGACAACCGCGCCTACTATCGCCTGGAGCCGGACAACCTTCGCTATTACCGCGACTACACCGGCTGCGGCAATACCCTGAACATGCAGCATCCCCGGGTGCTGCAGTTGATCATGGACAGCCTGCGCTACTGGGTACTGGAGATGCACGTGGACGGCTTCCGCTTCGACCTGGCCTCGGCCCTGGCCCGGGAACTGCACGAGGTGGACCGGCTGGGGGCCTTTTTCGATATTATCCACCAGGACCCGGTGCTCTCCCAGGTCAAGCTGATCGCCGAGCCCTGGGACCTGGGGGAGGGCGGTTACCAGGTGGGCAACTTCCCGGTGGGCTGGACCGAATGGAACGGCCGTTACCGCGACGAGGTCCGTTCGTTCTGGAAAGGCGAGGGCGGCGCCATCGGCGATCTGGCCTACCGGCTCACCGGCTCCAGCGACCTCTACGAGCGGGGCGGCCGCCGGCCTTACGCCAGCATCAACTTCATCACCTGCCACGATGGCTTCACCCTGCGCGACCTGGTGAGCTACAACGACAAGCACAACGAGGCCAACGGTGAAGACAACCGGGATGGAGAAAGCCATAACCGGAGCTGGAACTGTGGCGCCGAAGGCCCCACCGACGACGCGGAAATCAACGCCCTGCGAGTTCGCCAGCAGCGCAACATGCTGGCCACCCTGCTGCTTTCCCAGGGGGTGCCCATGCTCTGCGCCGGGGATGAATTCGGCCGCAGCCAGCAGGGTAACAACAACGCCTACTGCCAGGACAATGAAATAAGCTGGCTTAACTGGGAGCTGGATGAAGAACAGCAGGGGCTGCTGGCCTTTACCCGGCGGCTGCTGCAACTCCACCGCCGCCACCGGGTTTTCCGCCGCCAACATTTTTTTCAGGGCCGTAGCCTGAAAGGCTCGGAGGTCAAGGATATCGTCTGGCTGACCCCCGGCGGCAGTGAGATGAGCGACGAGGAGTGGAGCCAGGACTTTGCCCGCTGCCTGGGCCTTTTTCTCGCCGGCCAGGTCATGGTCGAAGAGGATGAACGGGGCCGGCCGATGTATGACGATTCCTTCCTGCTGCTGATCAACGCTCACCACGAGGAAATTCCCTTTACCATCCCCGACTTGCCGCCGGCCAAGCTCTGGCAGGTGGAACTGGACACCTTCTGGCCCGGCGGCGAAGAGCCGGCCTCCGGGCGCTTTCTGCGCCCCGGCGAACAATTTCCCCTGGCGGCCCGCTCGCTGGCTCTGCTGGTGGCCCAACCCAGATACGTGAACGTCCAGCAGCACCACATCTTTGGGCGATCGGCCAAGCTTGCGTACCCGGGGTACGCGGCGCCCGGCCGCTTGCCCGAATCTGCGGCACTGCTGAACGTTCACGGTGATTTGCGCAAGAAATGA
- the tkt gene encoding transketolase translates to MAPTRHQLANAVRALSMDAVQKANSGHPGAPMGMADIAEVLWNDFLKHNPGNPAWPDRDRFVFSNGHGSMLLYSVLHLSGYDLGIEEIKNFRQLHSKTPGHPEYGYTPGVETTSGPLGQGIANAVGMAIAERTLAAQFNRPGHEIVDHHTYVFLGDGCMMEGISHEACSLAGTLGLNKLIAIYDDNGISIDGEVEGWFTEDIPGRFAAYGWKVIAEVDGHDPEAIKAAINEARAEQAKPTLICCKTIIGCCSPNKQGKEICHGAPLGEEEIALTRAEMDWPHGPFEIPAEIYAGWNARERGGQAEAAWQEKLAAYQQAHPEAAAELKRRLAGELPADWAAKSQAFIAESEAKAAKVASRKASQLALEGYGPLLPELIGGSADLAGSNLTIWSGSKDIKQDQAGNYIYFGVREFAMVAIGNGLALHGGFIPYTATFLIFSDYARNAIRMAALMKQRALFVLTHDSIGLGEDGPTHQPIEQTSSLRLIPNLNVWRPCDAVETAVAWQQAVERKEGPSALLLSRQGLPHQERSAEQSAAIARGGYVLRDCDTTPELIIMATGSEVELAVAAAEQLNQQGRPTRVVSLPCVEVFEAQDEAYQQQVLPDAVSKRIAIEAGCTTGWYKYVGRKGQVIGLDRFGESAPAGELFKLFGFTVEKVAEAAARL, encoded by the coding sequence ATGGCCCCCACCCGCCACCAACTTGCCAATGCGGTTCGTGCTTTGAGCATGGACGCCGTCCAGAAAGCCAATTCCGGCCACCCCGGCGCCCCCATGGGCATGGCTGATATCGCCGAAGTGCTGTGGAACGATTTTTTAAAGCACAACCCCGGCAACCCGGCCTGGCCCGATCGCGACCGCTTTGTTTTCTCCAACGGCCACGGCTCCATGCTGCTTTACTCGGTGCTCCATTTGAGCGGCTATGACCTGGGGATTGAAGAGATCAAAAATTTTCGCCAGCTCCACTCCAAAACCCCGGGCCATCCCGAGTACGGTTACACCCCGGGGGTGGAGACCACCTCCGGGCCGCTGGGCCAGGGCATTGCCAACGCCGTGGGCATGGCCATCGCCGAACGGACCCTGGCCGCCCAGTTCAACCGGCCCGGCCACGAAATCGTCGACCATCACACCTACGTCTTCCTGGGTGACGGCTGCATGATGGAGGGCATCTCCCACGAGGCCTGCTCGCTGGCCGGCACCCTGGGGCTCAATAAGCTGATCGCCATCTACGATGACAACGGGATTTCCATCGACGGCGAAGTGGAAGGCTGGTTCACCGAGGATATCCCGGGCCGGTTCGCCGCCTACGGCTGGAAGGTGATCGCCGAGGTGGACGGCCACGACCCGGAAGCGATCAAAGCGGCCATCAACGAGGCCCGGGCCGAGCAGGCCAAACCGACTTTGATCTGCTGCAAGACCATCATCGGCTGCTGCTCGCCCAACAAGCAGGGCAAGGAAATCTGCCACGGCGCCCCGCTGGGCGAAGAAGAGATCGCCCTGACCCGGGCCGAGATGGACTGGCCCCACGGCCCTTTTGAGATTCCGGCGGAAATTTACGCCGGCTGGAACGCCCGTGAGCGCGGCGGCCAGGCGGAGGCCGCCTGGCAGGAAAAGCTGGCCGCTTACCAACAGGCCCACCCGGAAGCGGCGGCTGAGTTGAAACGCCGGCTGGCCGGGGAGTTGCCCGCCGACTGGGCGGCCAAGTCGCAAGCCTTTATCGCCGAGAGCGAAGCCAAGGCGGCCAAGGTGGCCAGCCGCAAGGCCTCGCAACTGGCCCTGGAAGGCTACGGGCCGCTGCTGCCGGAACTGATCGGCGGTTCCGCCGACCTGGCCGGCTCCAACCTCACCATCTGGAGCGGCAGCAAGGACATCAAGCAAGATCAGGCCGGCAACTATATCTACTTCGGGGTGCGGGAGTTCGCCATGGTGGCCATCGGCAACGGCCTGGCCCTGCACGGCGGTTTTATTCCTTACACCGCCACTTTCCTGATCTTCAGCGACTACGCCCGCAACGCCATCCGCATGGCCGCCCTGATGAAACAGCGGGCACTCTTCGTGCTGACCCACGACTCCATCGGCCTGGGCGAGGACGGCCCCACCCACCAGCCCATTGAACAAACCAGCTCCCTGCGGCTGATTCCCAACCTCAACGTCTGGCGCCCTTGCGACGCGGTGGAAACGGCGGTGGCCTGGCAGCAGGCGGTGGAGAGAAAAGAGGGCCCCAGCGCCCTGCTGCTCTCCCGCCAGGGGCTGCCCCACCAGGAGCGTAGCGCCGAACAGAGCGCTGCCATCGCCCGGGGCGGTTACGTTTTGCGCGACTGTGACACCACCCCGGAACTGATCATCATGGCCACCGGCTCGGAGGTGGAGTTGGCGGTGGCCGCCGCCGAGCAGTTGAACCAACAAGGCCGCCCCACCCGGGTGGTTTCCCTGCCCTGCGTGGAGGTTTTCGAGGCCCAGGATGAGGCCTACCAGCAGCAGGTACTGCCCGACGCGGTGAGCAAACGGATCGCCATCGAAGCCGGTTGCACCACCGGTTGGTACAAGTATGTGGGCCGCAAGGGGCAGGTAATCGGCCTGGACCGCTTTGGCGAGTCGGCCCCGGCCGGGGAGTTGTTTAAACTGTTCGGCTTCACCGTGGAAAAAGTGGCGGAGGCTGCGGCCCGCTTATAA
- the lptE gene encoding LPS assembly lipoprotein LptE, protein MHILKISTLTACLALLLGLTACGYHNPNVLPEVRDLPPVPIYAPMWRNATSELALEVQAHNAINDWLAQSARIILVADEDAADYVLEGRINSVRYPGFSYDTTSAARSLTAIMDAGATLTERASGRIVWQNPSIKLEETYNLSDSISQNDANKRQALHNLVDNLAEQVYLRVLRSLTRNQ, encoded by the coding sequence ATGCACATTCTTAAAATTAGCACACTAACAGCCTGCCTGGCGCTGTTGCTCGGCCTGACCGCCTGCGGCTATCACAACCCCAATGTGCTGCCCGAGGTGCGCGATCTGCCGCCGGTGCCGATATACGCCCCCATGTGGCGCAATGCCACCAGCGAACTGGCCCTGGAAGTCCAGGCCCATAATGCCATCAACGACTGGCTGGCCCAGTCGGCCCGGATTATCCTGGTGGCCGATGAAGATGCAGCGGATTACGTTTTGGAAGGCCGGATCAACTCGGTGCGTTACCCCGGTTTTTCCTACGATACCACCAGTGCCGCCCGTTCACTAACCGCCATTATGGACGCCGGCGCCACCCTCACCGAACGGGCCAGCGGCCGCATAGTATGGCAAAACCCCAGCATCAAGCTGGAAGAGACTTACAACCTCAGTGACAGCATCAGCCAGAACGACGCCAACAAGCGCCAGGCCCTGCACAACCTGGTGGACAACCTGGCTGAACAGGTATACTTACGTGTTTTACGCAGTTTGACTCGCAACCAGTAA
- a CDS encoding glycosyltransferase: MKEMLAAYAEVVGQDVIAHLQQLSRPLQGMKVVHVNSTRVGGGVAEILEKLVPLSNELGIDTSWEVISGNEEFYRCTKAMHNGLQGHRAPIADSLLQAYEEANRENADQLREQLEAADFVFIHDPQPAPLLGLCPNRRGRWIWRCHIDASRPYRPLWRYLRNHIAPYDASVFSLPDFTQALPHPEYIIPPSIDPLSDKNIELPEAEIDRVRREFALDPDRPMVLQVSRFDRFKDPVGVIEAHRLARKFVPDLQLVLAGGTATDDPEGEAVLQEVRQAAGDDPDVKVLLLAPDAHRTINALQRAADIVIQKSTKEGFGLTVTEGLWKGKPVIGGDTGGIRLQVVNYHTGFLVGTPQGAALRIRYLLYRRDRMAEMGEKARQFVRENFLLTRHLREYLALIVGLLHQAEYRIEL, translated from the coding sequence ATGAAAGAGATGCTGGCAGCCTATGCCGAGGTTGTGGGGCAGGATGTAATCGCCCATCTGCAGCAGTTGTCCCGGCCCCTGCAGGGGATGAAGGTGGTGCATGTCAACTCCACCCGGGTGGGCGGCGGGGTGGCGGAGATCCTGGAAAAGCTGGTGCCGCTGAGCAACGAACTGGGAATTGACACCAGTTGGGAGGTGATCAGCGGCAATGAGGAGTTTTACCGCTGCACCAAGGCCATGCACAACGGGCTGCAGGGCCACCGGGCGCCCATCGCCGACTCCCTGTTGCAGGCCTATGAAGAGGCCAACCGGGAAAACGCCGACCAGCTGCGGGAGCAACTGGAGGCGGCGGATTTCGTTTTTATCCACGACCCCCAGCCCGCCCCCCTGCTGGGGTTGTGCCCCAACCGCCGGGGGCGCTGGATCTGGCGCTGCCACATCGACGCCAGCCGCCCCTACCGGCCGCTCTGGCGCTACCTGCGCAACCATATCGCCCCTTACGACGCCAGTGTCTTCTCCCTGCCGGACTTTACCCAGGCCCTGCCCCATCCCGAATACATCATTCCCCCCAGCATCGACCCCTTAAGCGACAAAAACATTGAATTGCCAGAGGCCGAAATCGACCGGGTGCGCCGGGAGTTTGCCCTGGACCCGGACCGGCCCATGGTCTTGCAGGTTTCCCGCTTTGACCGCTTCAAGGACCCGGTGGGGGTTATCGAGGCCCATCGCCTGGCCCGCAAGTTCGTCCCCGACCTGCAACTGGTGCTGGCCGGCGGCACCGCCACCGACGACCCGGAAGGGGAGGCGGTGCTGCAGGAGGTGCGCCAGGCCGCCGGTGACGATCCCGACGTCAAGGTGCTGCTGCTGGCGCCGGATGCCCACCGCACCATCAACGCCCTGCAACGGGCGGCGGATATCGTGATCCAGAAATCCACCAAAGAGGGGTTCGGGCTGACGGTCACCGAAGGGCTGTGGAAGGGCAAGCCTGTGATCGGTGGCGACACCGGCGGCATCCGCCTGCAGGTGGTCAACTACCATACCGGTTTCCTGGTCGGCACCCCCCAGGGGGCGGCCTTGCGGATTCGTTACCTGCTCTACCGCCGCGACCGGATGGCGGAAATGGGGGAGAAGGCCCGCCAGTTCGTGCGGGAAAATTTCCTGCTCACCCGTCACCTGAGGGAATATCTGGCCCTGATCGTCGGCCTGCTGCACCAGGCCGAATACCGGATCGAGTTGTGA
- the leuS gene encoding leucine--tRNA ligase yields the protein MSTPQNRYDFAVIEEKWRDRWLAGKTWQVEADGSRKKYYVLEMFPYPSGRIHMGHVRNYTIGDVVARYRRMCGDNVIHPMGWDAFGMPAENAAIKHGTHPAKWTFENIDYMRGQLQRLGLSYDWDRELATCDPKYYRWEQLFFLKMLNKGLAYRKLTTVNWCETCQTVLANEQVINGACWRCDQAVTPRQMQGWFLKITAYAEELLAGCDRLPGWPEKVLTMQRNWIGKSTGAELEFSIEGSDDKLTIFTTRPDTVFGATFMSVAPEHPLVAELSRGSERETEINDFVQRTQAARRRLAAGEEPPKEGIFTGGYCLNPFTGARLPIYAANFVLMEYGTGAVMAVPAHDQRDFEFARQYDLPVVPVVHPDGEKLDGATMTAAHEGPGVLADSGDFSGLDHEAAKAAITARAEELGVGRSRITYRLRDWGISRQRYWGAPIPIIHCEKCGVQPVPEEQLPVVLPTDVNFDQAGKSPLHILESFINTACPACGGAARRETDTMDTFMESSWYFARYTCPDSHDAPLHKPAADYWLPVDQYIGGVEHAILHLLYSRFFTKVLRDLGYLSIDEPFTNLLTQGMVIKDGAKMSKSKGNVVDPNELIEQYGADTVRLFSLFAAPPERDLEWNHQGVEGAFRFLSRIHRFVLDNREMLRAAGEELPADLGEADRTLHRKTHQTIRKVSQDIDNSFQFNTAISAVMELSNTLFSLNAAQADKQPQPAVNRQAVQTMLTLLFPMVPHLCAELWEELGQAEALDRQGWPQFDPEAAKEEEITVVVQVRGKVRGRLQVTPGTPEEQLKEMALADDKVQSFVGDTPVRKIIVVPDKLVNIVI from the coding sequence ATGAGCACTCCGCAAAACCGTTACGATTTCGCCGTCATTGAAGAAAAATGGCGCGACCGCTGGCTGGCCGGCAAGACCTGGCAGGTCGAGGCCGATGGCAGCCGCAAAAAATATTACGTCCTGGAGATGTTCCCCTACCCCTCGGGCCGTATCCACATGGGTCATGTGCGCAACTACACCATCGGCGACGTGGTGGCCCGCTACCGGCGGATGTGCGGCGACAACGTGATCCACCCCATGGGCTGGGACGCCTTCGGGATGCCGGCGGAAAACGCCGCCATCAAGCACGGCACCCACCCGGCCAAATGGACCTTTGAAAACATCGACTACATGCGCGGCCAACTCCAGCGCCTGGGGCTGAGCTACGACTGGGACCGGGAACTGGCCACCTGCGACCCGAAATATTACCGCTGGGAGCAGCTCTTTTTTCTGAAGATGCTTAACAAGGGGCTGGCCTACCGCAAGCTCACCACCGTCAACTGGTGCGAGACCTGCCAGACGGTGCTGGCCAACGAGCAGGTGATAAACGGCGCCTGCTGGCGCTGCGACCAAGCGGTGACCCCCCGCCAGATGCAGGGCTGGTTCCTGAAAATCACCGCCTATGCCGAAGAGCTGCTGGCCGGCTGCGACCGCCTGCCCGGCTGGCCGGAAAAGGTGCTGACCATGCAGCGCAACTGGATCGGCAAAAGCACCGGGGCGGAGTTGGAATTCTCCATCGAAGGTAGTGATGACAAGCTGACCATCTTCACCACCCGGCCGGATACCGTCTTCGGCGCCACCTTCATGTCGGTGGCCCCGGAACATCCGCTGGTGGCCGAACTGAGTCGGGGCAGTGAACGGGAGACGGAGATCAACGATTTCGTGCAACGCACCCAGGCTGCCCGCCGGCGCCTGGCGGCCGGGGAAGAGCCCCCCAAGGAAGGGATCTTTACCGGCGGCTACTGCTTAAATCCTTTTACCGGGGCCAGACTGCCCATCTACGCCGCCAACTTTGTCCTGATGGAATACGGCACCGGAGCGGTGATGGCAGTGCCGGCCCACGACCAGCGGGATTTCGAGTTTGCCCGCCAGTACGACCTGCCGGTGGTGCCGGTGGTTCACCCCGACGGGGAAAAACTCGACGGCGCCACCATGACCGCAGCCCACGAAGGCCCGGGGGTATTGGCCGATTCCGGCGATTTCTCCGGCCTGGACCACGAAGCGGCCAAGGCGGCCATCACCGCCCGGGCCGAAGAGCTGGGGGTGGGCCGCAGCCGAATCACTTACCGCCTGCGGGACTGGGGCATTTCCCGCCAGCGTTACTGGGGCGCCCCCATCCCCATCATCCATTGCGAAAAATGCGGGGTGCAGCCGGTGCCGGAAGAGCAGTTGCCGGTGGTGCTGCCCACCGATGTCAACTTCGATCAGGCCGGCAAATCGCCGCTGCATATTCTGGAGAGCTTTATCAACACCGCCTGCCCCGCCTGCGGTGGTGCGGCCCGGCGGGAAACCGACACCATGGACACCTTCATGGAGTCTTCCTGGTACTTCGCCCGCTACACCTGCCCGGACAGTCACGATGCACCATTACACAAACCAGCCGCCGACTACTGGCTGCCGGTGGACCAGTACATCGGCGGGGTGGAGCACGCCATTTTGCATCTGCTTTACTCCCGCTTCTTCACCAAGGTGCTGCGGGATCTGGGCTACCTCTCCATCGACGAACCCTTCACCAACCTGCTCACCCAGGGGATGGTGATTAAAGACGGCGCCAAGATGAGCAAGTCCAAGGGCAACGTGGTGGACCCCAACGAGCTGATCGAACAGTACGGGGCCGATACGGTGCGCCTCTTCAGCCTCTTTGCGGCCCCGCCGGAGCGGGACCTGGAATGGAACCACCAGGGGGTTGAAGGTGCCTTCCGCTTCTTGAGCCGGATTCACCGTTTTGTGCTGGATAACCGGGAGATGCTGCGGGCCGCCGGCGAAGAGCTGCCGGCCGACCTTGGCGAAGCCGACCGGACCCTGCACCGTAAAACTCACCAGACCATCCGCAAGGTGAGCCAGGACATCGACAACTCCTTCCAGTTCAATACCGCCATCAGCGCAGTGATGGAACTCAGCAACACCCTCTTCTCCCTCAATGCCGCCCAAGCCGACAAGCAACCGCAGCCGGCGGTGAACCGCCAGGCGGTGCAGACCATGCTCACCCTGCTCTTCCCCATGGTGCCGCACCTCTGCGCCGAGCTGTGGGAAGAGCTGGGCCAGGCAGAAGCACTGGACCGCCAGGGCTGGCCCCAGTTCGACCCGGAGGCAGCCAAAGAAGAGGAGATCACCGTGGTGGTGCAGGTCAGGGGCAAGGTTCGCGGCCGGCTGCAGGTGACGCCGGGCACCCCGGAAGAGCAGTTGAAGGAAATGGCCCTGGCCGACGACAAGGTCCAAAGCTTTGTCGGCGACACCCCGGTGCGCAAGATCATCGTGGTGCCGGACAAGCTGGTCAATATCGTGATCTGA